The following is a genomic window from Bacteroidota bacterium.
AAATGCTTCAAAAGCAAATTATGCAACAGGTGTCATTGAAAATGCGCTTAAACGTGCTTTTGCACCTGAATTTTTAAACAGGATCGATGATGTTATTATTTTCGAGAAATTAGAACGTGAAGACATTCATAAAATCATCGATATTGAATTGAAAAACCTTCTAACACGCGTTTATGATTTAGGTTATCAAATGAAGGTTTCATCAGCAGCGAAAGATTTTATCGCGGAAAAAGGATGGGATGCGCAATTTGGCGCCCGACCTCTAAAAAGAGCTATTCAAAAGCATATCGAGGATCCATTAGCGGAAGAAATCATCAAAATTAAGATGGTTGAAGGCGATATAATCAATGTGGATTACAGCGAGAAAAAGAAGGAAATTTTCATTAAAATAAGCAAGCCTAAATTGCCGGCAAAACAAGTCAAAAGTAAATAGGTTCTTAAGTTTTTCATAATTTAAAATGTCGTCTTATTAAGTCTCTAACCCTGTTTTGGTCCAGGAACAAGATATATTTTGTCTATTCGTTTGAATATGAATATTTTAAAATTTTGCTTCTTATATTCTTGATCATTATATTTGCGCTTTTTAAAATTTTACGATATTCATATTAATAATTCAACTAATTAAAACACCTTAAAATGGCAAATGATCAACTAATCAAAGGGGGTGAATTTTTATTGACGGAAGCCCAAGCTAATGAAACTTTTATTCCTGAAGAATTTGATGAAGAACAACGTATGATTGTTCAAACCTGTGAAGATTTTTTAGAAGCAGAGATCTATCCTAATCTTGATCGTATTGATGAAAAAGAAGCTGGTTTAATGCCTGGTTTATTGGCAAAAGCAGGAGAACTGGGACTGCTCGGAATTTCAGTACCTGAAGAATATAATGGATTTAATCAAAGCTTTATTACAAATATGAGAGCTAATGAAGCCATGGGCGCTGCCAATTCATTTTCGGTTGCATTTATGTGCCACACAGGTATTGGGACCTTACCTATTCTTTATTACGGTAATGAAGAACAAAAACAAAAATATGTACCTCAATTAGCCAGTGGTGAATTAAAAGCCTCTTATTGTTTGACTGAACCAGGAGCAGGATCTGATGCAAATTCAGGAACTACAAGAGCCGTATTATCTGAAGATGGAAAACACTATATTTTAAATGGCCAGAAAATGTGGATCACCAATGGTGGATTTGCTGATGTTCAAACTGTTTTTGCGAAAATTGATAACGATCGGGTTTTAAGTGCTTTTATTGTCGAAAGAGCTTGGGAAGGTGTAGTTATTAACCCGGAAGAAAAAAAAATGGGGATTAAAGGTTCATCTACTACCCAGATATTTTACAATGATGTCAAGGTTCCTGTTGAAAACCTTCTCGGAAAAAGAGGTGAAGGATTCCGTATCGCATTAAATATTCTACATATTGGAAGAATTAAATTGGGAGCTACCGTTATTGGAGCTGCCAAAAGCGCAATCAATCACTCGGTAAAATATGCCAATGAACGTAAACAGTTTTCGCAACCAATTTCTAATTTTGGAGCGATACAACATAAACTTGCCGAACAGGTAATCCAAACCTTTGTTACCGAATCTACGGTTTATCGTGCCAGTAAAGATGTAAATGATACAATTGAAGCTTACAAAGCTGAAGGAATGGCATATGGAGAAGCAAACATCAAAGGAACCGCTCAATTTGCAATAGAATGTGCATTGTTAAAAGTATTAGGTTCAGAAGCACTGGATTATGTTGTTGATGAAGCTGTTCAGGTTTTTGGCGGGATGGGATATTCTGCTGAAGGACCTGTTGATAAAGCTTATCGTGATTCAAGAATCAACCGGATTTTTGAGGGAACCAATGAAATTAACCGTTTGTTGATTGTTGATACCGTTTTGAAAAGATCGATGAAAGGCGAAATTAATTTATTCGAAGAAGCAAAAAAAGTAGTTGAAGCTTTAAACGATACTGTTAGCCATGAATTTGTCATTCAAAATTATTTTGAGGAAAAACGGGGATATATTAAAAACTTTAAGGACGCTGTTTTAATGGTATTGGGAGTTTCTTCCGAGCATTTCAAACGTAAGTTTGATCAGGAACAAGAAATTTGGATGAATATTTCAGATATGATTATTCAACTTTACGGATGCGAATCTACCATGTTAAGAGTAGAGAAATTTGAAAAAATGAAAGAAGACAGTGATGATAATGGTGACAGCAATGGAAAATTAAACCTTAATAAACTCATATTAGATGTAAATGTTTATGATGCTGCCGATCGTATTTATAAAGCCGGAGCCGATGCCATTAATTCATTTACAACAGGAAAACAGCAGCAATTGCTATTAAATGCACTTGCTAAATTCACACGGGTAGCACCTGTAAATGTTAAAGAGGCGCGAAAAGCAATTGCTTTAAAGCTCATCGACGATAACTGTTATAAATTCTAAGCTTACCAAATCTCATAAAAAAATCCCCCCGATATGATCGAGGGGATTTTTTTATTCACATATTATCATCACAATTTTAAAATTGCTTTTGAAATTACAATACGTTGAACCTGATTAGTCCCTTCGTAAATCTGACAAAGTTTCACATCTCGCATGATTTTTTCTACACCAAATTCAGTAGAATATCCATCCCCTCCCATTACCTGAACTGCATTTGTTGCAATTTCCATAGCTGCATCAGAAGCATAAAGTTTTGACATTGCGGATAATTTAGATGCAGATCTTACACCGTTATCATATTCCCATGCGGCTTTCCAAGTTACCATTCGCGCAGCTTCAAGCGAAGTAGCCATGTCGGCTAACATAAATCCTATAGCCTGATTAGATGCAATGGGTTTGCCAAATTGAATTCTTTTTTTCGACCAATCTCTTGAAATTTCGTAGGCTTCACGCGCTGCACCAACACTCAACGCAGCAACACCGGTACGAGTACGATCAAAAGTTTTCATGGCAAATAAAAAGCCGTGTCCTTCTAATCCCAACCTGTTCTCTATAGGAACCTCAACATCAGTAAAAATAATTTCATTTTGAACAGAAGCTTTTTGTCCCATTTTTTCTAAATGAGGTTTGATCTCTATACCCGGTAAATTAGAAGGAACCACAAAAGCAGTTAAACTTCTTGATCCTTTTTCAGGATCGGTTTGCGCAAAAACAGTGAAAAATGAAGCAACCTCACCATTGGTTATAAACCGTTTATGACCGTTCAGTATATATTTATCACCATGAAGTATTGCCGTGGATTTAATGCCCTGAACATCAGATCCGGCATTAGGTTCGGTTAAACAATAAGCCGCAACCGCCTTTTCTTCAACAATTTGTCCGAAAAACTTGTTCTGTTGTTGCTCGTTGGCAGCCAATAACATTGGAGTTAAAGCTAAGGTATTTGCATCAATACAAATTCCGATTCCGATACAAGCCGCACCTAATTCTTCGGAAGCCAATGCACTATCAAAAATATTAAATCCATTTCCACCAAATTTTTTAGGCATAGGGCCGTTCATGATCCCTTCGCCATATGCTTTCTTAACAATATCCCACGGAAATTCCGCTAACTTATCATACTTAAGACGCTCAGGCCTGATTACTCTATCGGCAAATTCACGGTATTTCTCAACGATTTGCTGCTGTTCATTTGTTAATGAAAAATCTATCATTTTTAAAAAGAATTATAGGTTAATTTTGATTTATTTTAGTATAAAACAGATAATCTTATGCACCTGTTAATGCCAGTTGTTACCTTGTTAACAAATATAAATAAATTTATCAAAATATCGATATATGAATAAAATTAAGTGTTGAAAACTGTCATAATACAACGATGATATATAATTATAAGCTAAATTTAAGCTCTAAAATTGTACAATAAATTGAAATCTATTTAATTATTAAGATAATGCAAAATTTTTCGTTTCACATCCCAACAAAAATAATTTTCGGGACTGGTAATATTTCTATGCTGCCATTAGAAATCCCAGATTCAACTACTTCAATTTTAATTGTTACGGATCAAAATTTACATCGAAACACAGGTATTATAAATCATATAAGAATGCTGTTATCAAATTACAATGTTTTTGTCTTTGATCAAATTGAAGAAAACCCATCCATTGAATCGGTGGATATTGGAGCTGATTTTGCCAAGAAACATTTTATCGATTTGATACTCGGTATTGGCGGTGGTTCAAGTATGGATGCAGCTAAGGGAATTGCTTTAACTGTGACAAATGATGTGCGTTTTGAATCATTCCTAAACGGAGAAGTTCCAATAAATCAACCTTTGCCCTTCATTTGTATACCAACCACTTCAGGTACCGGAAGCGAAGTGACACCTTTTGCTGTTTTTACCGATAAAGTTGATGAATCAAAGAAAGGATATTCACATCCAAGCATTTTCCCGTTAATTTCCGTTATTGATCCGGAGCTAACTTATTCTATGCCTGAAAGCGTTAGAATAAATACCGGGTTGGATGTGCTTGCTCATGCTTCAGAAGCCTATCTCTCATTAGATTCCAATATGCTAAATGATCAAATTGCTTTAGAAAGCGTCAGACTTGTAATTTCAAATTTACCTTTGGCAGTAAAAGGAAATCTATCCGCCATTAATTTAATGGCCTATGCTTCTGTATTGGCTGGTATTGCTATTACTCATGCCAGTACTATTTTGCCTCACATTATGGGCTATCCGTTAACTGTTTTTCATCAAATACCGCATGGTAAAGCAAGTATATTAACTCTTCCGGCATTTCTCGATTTCTTAGAGAAAATTGAGGAATCGGAACAAAAAGTAAGAAATCTGAAATCAATATTTAATTTAGGAGGAGGATTATCAGAATTTTTGAAAACCCTCGGTATTTCGCCTAAGTTAAGCGATTATGGAGTAAACGAAGAAGAAATTGACTTATTTATTGAAAAGACAATACATAAGGGCGACATCAAAATTACACCAGGTAATATTGATCGTAATATCGTTCGTAATCTTTATTATGATTCCCTATAATTATTTTGAAGATTATAACTTTAAACGAAATCCGAAATTCGCAAGAATGTATGAAATTGGTCTTTTGTCAACTCTAATATCATTGGCTGTCCAAAATGTAAATTCAGCATTTGCATGATTATAGGATGAATGCACAATCAAGCTCCACCCCTCCCTTATTTCATATTCTAAATCGAGTGAGATTTGATATACGAATGTATAATCTATGGCTGAAGTAATTTCGAAATATTCCGGTCCAAATAAAAAATACTTTGGTTTATTCAACTGGTAAGGAGTTTGAATATTCATCATGCCGGCATTTACACCTCCTTGTAGTTTAATTTTTTGGAGAATGGCTTTTTCATAAAAAACTCCACCCATCGCAGTAAGCGGAAGATATGGATCGGAACGAATGCTAATATCTGAAAGAAAAGGATCTGAAGCTACTTTGACCCATCCCAAACTCGCGACATCAACAGGATGAATTGATCCTCCAACCGAAATTCTCAAACCAAAAGGTGGCCTTGCCAACCAATTAATATTTAAAAGTACATTCCCTCCGGGTTTTGTAAAACTTCCTTCATTCAATATTTGCCCACTATATTTATCGATTGGCAGTGATAAGCCACTACTCACATCAATGGAAAATTTATTATTCTGACTAAATGCAGAGAAGCTAAATAGTAAAAAGAAGTATAATAAATAGTTTTTCATAGTTATAATCTAAAAAGGAATGGTATAAGGATAAAGGTTAACGACCACAATAGCCAACAGGATACCCATGATACCTATGAATAAGAAAAGATATCCGAGTGCTTTTTTCTTTTTCACGAACATGATAATTCCGATGATAAAAAATAAAATTGAAAAGATAAAAAGCTGGAGTATCATCATTTGCTTTTTTTGACAAAACTAATAAAAATTGATCGTATAAAATAACAGAACAAGTGGTAAAACAAAAAGAGGAATCTTTCCTTATCGGGATAAATTCCTCTTTTGTTATAAGCTATAAAAGTTTATTTCACTCTTTCCAAAAATTCAACTTCAAATAATAATGGTGCAAATGGTTGAATCATAGGAGGTCTTCCTGCTGGTCCGTATGCCAATTTTGATGGAACCAACCAAATTGCTTTGCCGCCAACGCGCATTAATTTAATAGCCTCATGCCATCCTTGTATGATTCCCGGTTTATCAACAGTAAATTCCAGAGGTTCATTTCTTGTAACGGACGAATCAATCGTATCATTATTGAGTGTGGTCAGGGTATAGTTTACTTTAACTTTATCACCACTTATTGGGATTTCTCCCGATCCTGCTAAAGTTTCAATAAAATATAAACCACTCTCAGTAGGACTCACGATATATTTTTTATCACTTAAATATTTTTGAATTGCTGCTTGTTCATCATCTGACAACTTCTTATTTTGAGCTTCATCTTTAGCAGCTTTCTCTTTTTGGAACACAGCCTTGTCTTTAATGTCAACGACCTCAATATCATAAACAAGTGGTGTGTATGGGCCTAATTGATCACCGGCTCCTTCTGCACCAAAAGCTAAACTTGAAGGAACAATGAAGGTTGCTTTTTCACCTACTCTCATTTGTCCAATGCCTTTATTAAAGCCTTTTGTGTCAAATTGGGTTCCATATTCAAAATCAATTAATTCACCTTTGGTATAGGTTGTGAATAAGGTATCTCCACTTGTAAACTTTAGAGTATAATTAATAAGTATAATTAAACCATTTGCTACTTTTTTGCCGGTTCCTTTTTTGGTTTGAATGAAGTATAAACCTTCTTCATCAGGTTGGATAGTAATATAATTCGCTTTTATATACTCTTCAATTAATCCGGGCTCTTTATTACGAATTGCTTCCATTTCAGCTTCCTTTTCCATATCTGCTTCTTCTCTGGTCTGAAATTTTTTCATTTTTATATTGAAGTAGATATAACTTGAACTATCAACATATGAAGGTAAACTAGGGGCTCCAGCGGTAATATAGAAAAATGAATCTGCTTTTATCGCAAATTCAGCACTATCGCCGATCGCCATCATGGCTATACACTCATAAACATCTCCGGCATATTGTGGCTCCTGCAAAATGAGTTGAAATGCCTGTGGGTTTTCATTACTGTTAAAAAGCATACTATCGCCTACTTTGTATGACATTCCCAGTGTGACAACATCTCCGGCTTTAGGAGATAAGGAACCGATTTTTTCGAAAAACTTATAATATATGCCGGAACTTGTTTTTTTATAGCCTTTAAACTGTGAGTTACAGGATACAGCTAAAAAAGCTATCATAAGTGAAAGGACGAGTACTAATTTTTTTTGTATCATTTGTTTATAATTGATTGTAAGAATTAAATGTATTTTGAACTCATTCTGAACGTGCGAAGATAATAAAATTAATATTTGTTGCCTAAGACTGGATGAACTGTTTTAAACAAATAATTAAAGTATTTCATCTTTATGATTTTCAAATAGTTTGATCATCCTTTCTATGGTTTTATCCATTGATTCATACGAATTTCCTCCTGCGGCTTTCTGATGCCCGCCCCCTTCAAAGTATTTTCGTGCAAATTCATTAACCGAAAAATCATTTTTTGAACGAAATGAAATACGAATTAACTTATCGCGTTCAGT
Proteins encoded in this region:
- a CDS encoding acyl-CoA dehydrogenase family protein, with translation MIDFSLTNEQQQIVEKYREFADRVIRPERLKYDKLAEFPWDIVKKAYGEGIMNGPMPKKFGGNGFNIFDSALASEELGAACIGIGICIDANTLALTPMLLAANEQQQNKFFGQIVEEKAVAAYCLTEPNAGSDVQGIKSTAILHGDKYILNGHKRFITNGEVASFFTVFAQTDPEKGSRSLTAFVVPSNLPGIEIKPHLEKMGQKASVQNEIIFTDVEVPIENRLGLEGHGFLFAMKTFDRTRTGVAALSVGAAREAYEISRDWSKKRIQFGKPIASNQAIGFMLADMATSLEAARMVTWKAAWEYDNGVRSASKLSAMSKLYASDAAMEIATNAVQVMGGDGYSTEFGVEKIMRDVKLCQIYEGTNQVQRIVISKAILKL
- a CDS encoding acyl-CoA dehydrogenase family protein, giving the protein MANDQLIKGGEFLLTEAQANETFIPEEFDEEQRMIVQTCEDFLEAEIYPNLDRIDEKEAGLMPGLLAKAGELGLLGISVPEEYNGFNQSFITNMRANEAMGAANSFSVAFMCHTGIGTLPILYYGNEEQKQKYVPQLASGELKASYCLTEPGAGSDANSGTTRAVLSEDGKHYILNGQKMWITNGGFADVQTVFAKIDNDRVLSAFIVERAWEGVVINPEEKKMGIKGSSTTQIFYNDVKVPVENLLGKRGEGFRIALNILHIGRIKLGATVIGAAKSAINHSVKYANERKQFSQPISNFGAIQHKLAEQVIQTFVTESTVYRASKDVNDTIEAYKAEGMAYGEANIKGTAQFAIECALLKVLGSEALDYVVDEAVQVFGGMGYSAEGPVDKAYRDSRINRIFEGTNEINRLLIVDTVLKRSMKGEINLFEEAKKVVEALNDTVSHEFVIQNYFEEKRGYIKNFKDAVLMVLGVSSEHFKRKFDQEQEIWMNISDMIIQLYGCESTMLRVEKFEKMKEDSDDNGDSNGKLNLNKLILDVNVYDAADRIYKAGADAINSFTTGKQQQLLLNALAKFTRVAPVNVKEARKAIALKLIDDNCYKF
- a CDS encoding iron-containing alcohol dehydrogenase, with amino-acid sequence MQNFSFHIPTKIIFGTGNISMLPLEIPDSTTSILIVTDQNLHRNTGIINHIRMLLSNYNVFVFDQIEENPSIESVDIGADFAKKHFIDLILGIGGGSSMDAAKGIALTVTNDVRFESFLNGEVPINQPLPFICIPTTSGTGSEVTPFAVFTDKVDESKKGYSHPSIFPLISVIDPELTYSMPESVRINTGLDVLAHASEAYLSLDSNMLNDQIALESVRLVISNLPLAVKGNLSAINLMAYASVLAGIAITHASTILPHIMGYPLTVFHQIPHGKASILTLPAFLDFLEKIEESEQKVRNLKSIFNLGGGLSEFLKTLGISPKLSDYGVNEEEIDLFIEKTIHKGDIKITPGNIDRNIVRNLYYDSL
- a CDS encoding FKBP-type peptidyl-prolyl cis-trans isomerase — protein: MIQKKLVLVLSLMIAFLAVSCNSQFKGYKKTSSGIYYKFFEKIGSLSPKAGDVVTLGMSYKVGDSMLFNSNENPQAFQLILQEPQYAGDVYECIAMMAIGDSAEFAIKADSFFYITAGAPSLPSYVDSSSYIYFNIKMKKFQTREEADMEKEAEMEAIRNKEPGLIEEYIKANYITIQPDEEGLYFIQTKKGTGKKVANGLIILINYTLKFTSGDTLFTTYTKGELIDFEYGTQFDTKGFNKGIGQMRVGEKATFIVPSSLAFGAEGAGDQLGPYTPLVYDIEVVDIKDKAVFQKEKAAKDEAQNKKLSDDEQAAIQKYLSDKKYIVSPTESGLYFIETLAGSGEIPISGDKVKVNYTLTTLNNDTIDSSVTRNEPLEFTVDKPGIIQGWHEAIKLMRVGGKAIWLVPSKLAYGPAGRPPMIQPFAPLLFEVEFLERVK